CTTGGAACGGAAGTACCTAATATTTGAGTTGGCAGTGTGTGAGCTCTAGTTATTGGTTCTTGTGTTTCTTGAAGTTGAGCTGTCGTGGCTTCGGGGGCCTCATCACTCTGCTCTCTTTATTGGATGATGTTGTCATCGTGTGGCGTTGCCTTTCAGCAAATCGTTGCAAGGTGATATGTGTCGaatcaggggcggagccaggatttggacaTGAGGGGGGCGAAGAAAAAAAAACACTCCACTACACAAGACATAAAACATGGACTAATGCAAGAGGGGTTCAATGCGCGAACCAATTTCTTTCCGCTTCGCTCTACACCGTTCTAATATGAACTAGTCAATGCACTGTACGGAGCGCGTCCACCGCAAGGTGACCTTGCAGCTTATTGCAAAagataaaacataaaaaataacaAGTCTCAGTAAGCAATTTATGTTTGGGAACCAGAAAAGGCTTCATCCcaattaataaaatttatatgcatgACTACGAAGCTCACTGAAAAATTTGATAACCTGTTGGAAGAACCTTTCCACAAACATCTTTCCAGACAACGACCGTTAATTTTTCAAAGAAAGTAATCTCCCGTTAAAAGCAAGAACGCGTGTAATTAGTAAATAATCAATTTTCCTTTATGAAGGTGAACCAATTAATAACCAGACTAATAGGCTACAGTAGCAGTCCATCAACAAAAGTAAAGTAATACCTTCAGATTTGAGTGACGAATAAATGCCGTGATCAAGAAACTCCAGTGGAACATGTCGAGTATCGACATGGCGGCCAGATTAACACAGGCCGGGGCAGCGGCGCCCATGGCTAGCACGGCCCCCTCATAGTGCTGTCTGTACTTAGCGTTTGGCGACTGGCATcgcggcgagcggcggcgtggAATCGATCTAAGACCTGCAGTCGCTCGCTAGGTTCGAAGCGGCGGCGTGATGCAGTACTGCAGTTGATCGCTAACTGGCTAAAAAACGTGGCGCATGCCGCATGGGCTGTTTTGGGCTTCGGCACATACAAGGCACAACTAAGAATTGGCTTTGGGCCTTATTATAGTACTAATTCGATTAGCCATATACGGTAATTAGCATTTGTATATATACTGCTGCATACACTATATGTGTTGTAtcgttagggggggggggggggcgatcgatggggggcggggggggggggggggtctagcccctgctcgccccccTCCCTGTCTCCGCCCCTGTGCTGAATGTGCCTTGGCGTCTACGCGGTGTTACAGCATCACGCTGTTTTTTTGGCGACTCAGTGTAATCCCATCATGTCCTTTGGCAAGTTTTAGACGAGGGCCTTGACGTGTTTTATGCTTGGCTGAATCCCACCTGAGTTCGTCGTCTGTGTCGTCCCTTGGTGTGCCAATGGCATGGCCTCACATTGGCATTAAACATGGCTTTGCCATGTGGCGATGCCTGGTCCGAGGCATCTTCTCCATAGTGCCCTTGGCATGGCTGCCGCCCCCCTTGCAGCGTGAATGGTGATAATCATTTATAGGCTGATGCTAGCTTATTAGAAGTCTAGAAGGGGACGTCCATGCAGTGCTGCTACCGCTGAACGTATCAATAGCCTTCCATAAAATCTCTTGAGGATGTTAGCAACTAGCTGTTTTAAAACTCTGAATAAAAGCACCAGGACTTGAAACCGATTCACACATGTGAATTTAATTATTTGGTGACGATAGGCAACACGGGACGTGTTCTGCTGATTCGATTATTATACAGGCTGGATACAGTCCATGGGCCTAGCTATAAGGGTGCTGCCCATTGCAAAAGATGATTAATACGTGCACGCATTTTTTATTGTATTCATGCGTAGATTAGCAGCCATGCATGAGCCCTCGTGCAATTTAGAGTGGAGCGATCCATGTAGCAGCCACGGTTGATTTTTATGATGAACTCAATCAAGGAGAGTCCAATAGTAATATGCTTAGTCACATCTTTCACAAAAATTGTGGTACCCAGCCATCATAGAGTGCTGCTCTAGCATGTCTAAACTTTCAATTGTGGGATTGAGCTGCCAGGAACACTCATGAGCCACTTCTACTTTCGTTGTGGTATTACAAAGTGCCAACTGACAAGACAACCTTTGTTAATTTTGGCTATATTTTTCCTCATGAACCATATAATTTAAACAAATTATTTCTAAGATATAACAATTAATTACAGGATTTCATCAAATGTTTCAGAAGAGGATGAACCATCCCTTTTGGTGAATGGACATTTCGACAGTCCACTTGGATCACCTGGTGCAGCAGACTGTGGTTCCTGTGTTGGTAAGTACAACCTCTTATTTGTCTGAACAAATGTGATTCTTACTGTGCAGACTTTCATCGGGGCATGATTTGTGTTTGTAATATTTCTTGTCCAGCATCTATGCTTGAACTATCACGACTTATGCTTGAGTCTGGGTGGATCCCTCCTCGGCCAGTCATTTTCCTTTTCAATGGTGCTGAGGAACTTTTTCTTCTGGTATGTGACTGTCAATCATCACCAAACTGTTAGACTACATGCGCAAAACTACTACATAGTCCATGAATTGAAAAGGTAGTTGTGTGATTTTGTTCCTTCGATAAAAATGTCTTGTGATGACTCAGCTGAGGGCAATCTGAACTGGTCCATAGTAAGGTGCTATTAATAGTTGCAGCGTATGAGTCTAAGCTAATTATGGTGCACTGGCAAGCTCTGTAACTTTTCCCCTCGCGGGGGGTTGAAACAGACAAAACTGCCCCAGATATTAATTTCTGCTTATTAATTAGAACATGGTAAGAATATTAAGTCAAActtaaagtaaaaaaaataaaagaatactCATGTCAGTTCATATATGTTGATTGTCCGTGTAGCTCAATGAAGCAACTTGCGCTTATCCTTGATGCTGTTAACCAGGGTTCGCATGGTTTTATGAAGACACACAAGTGGAGCAGCACAGTTGGTGCTTTCATTAATATCGAAGCTTCTGGAAGTGGTGGTGCTGGTATTATTCTGTACTTTATCTCTTGTTTAGTTGTTTGAAATTTTGTATTTTAAAACTCAAGTCAATTCTAGAGCTGGAAACAAGCTTCATTTTATTGATCccgccttatggaaatgatatccACGTACTATAATTGTTGTATGATCTAATGACTGCTTACCAAGAGGTCGTGCTATTATGATCGTATACTTCAGTAACTTAGTTGGTAGTTCTAATACACATTAGTTTTAGTGTTCTTTTCTCTTATAATAGTAGCATATTCGGATTGAATACATATTGAGACTGTAATGCCCTAATTTGTTTCTGCGTCCAAGTTCAGTATTGTTGTGCAGTCCTTGTTCATTGACAACTTATAATTCTGTTGCCTCTCTATAGATGTTTAGTTTTCCCCTCACAGGAATTGTTGTTCCATTTTGAGTTATTGCCTTCATGTTGCTTCTATAGAGATTGGTCCTGTGCAAATGGGGCATCAGCTTAGTCCGTTGAACACTTGATCCTAATAATTTAGATTTTCAAGTTTAGAATGATTAAAGTCTGCATTTACTTTAATTCTAGGATAGTCAGTAGTAGCCAGGTGCCTTGTCGTATGTAAAGAATATTTGTTCACGAAGATTGAGATTAGTTAGTGTGAAGAAGTCATAATCATATTAATGAGTAAATTGCCAAAAACCACCACAATTGGGCAGAATGCATCACAAAACCACCGTTTTCATAACAGTTTGCAGATAGCACCGTTTTTCAGTAAACGCGTTGCCGAAAACACTGATCCGTCGGTTGACCATGTTTTGACAGCGAACCTGACActccgggcccacctgtcaggtcaACGTGGCAAAGGCAAACTGCCATGGGTGACGGACGTTaactttttctttctttccttttccaGTTCACTTGCTTGGCCCGGCCTGGCCCACACCCGTACTGCCACAGCCCACAAGGGGGGATCGACGACTAGGGTTCCATGGCGGCGCCTAAGCACGGGTGGGCAGGCAGCTCTAGCACGGGCTGAGCGACGCGGCTTTTAACCTGGCAAGCCAGGCGTGACGGCGCTGCAGCAGTGTGCGGCAGCAGCCATGCGCGGGATGTGTGCAGCACTACCGCGACCAACGGCGGAGACAGGAATTATACGTAAGGGGGGCCGAACATTGAACTGAAAAAACGAGGCCATCCAGGACTTGTCCTTGGGAGGCATATTTTTGTAGAAAAAATCTCAAAGCACCACGGGCTACTTAGGTATGAGCCCAGGTGGACTAGGTCGCTCCTTGCGAGCCTAGCCTCACCCTATTATCTGAACATTGAACTAAACTCTTCTAAAATGCAACATGGTATATGGATTACGGAATATGTTTGattttttttcctggaaaaataTATAGGAACGACCGTGGGTATACTAAAATATGTAGCATTATCACAAAGTATTGATAACATAGACATATGTACAATTGAATGGTGATGATTGACGAACGAACAATTATCAGTCAGACTGCGTAGGCCTTTAATTGTTTTTAATCCATCGATTGATATTTTTAAGGTCCTCCCGCAAAAGAAAAAAGAAGGTATCTTTAAGGTTCTTCATTGATAACATGCCATtctaaatttatttatttattttgaaacaaAGTAATCAAGAGGTATTTATAAATTTCAACACCAAAATTTGCCTTGTCCACCTATAATTTGCCTCTCTAGTCGTCCTACGTAAGCGCAGAACAGGAAGACAGGAGAAGCCACAGGAATGAAAAATAAGCAAGGGCACTCGTTTGCGTGTGTGTGACTGAACTGCTGAAGCAATGGGAGCAAAAGTCAAAAAGGCATTCACTTTTCACTACTTAGTAGGATCTTCTGTGAGCATGCATCTACTCTATTTCACCAAAATGCTGTTTGGGAGAGAGAAGTAGGAGAGGCCACATAGTTCTATACATAGCTAAGCTGGGGTCTTCTGAAGCAGCACAAagtttgtggaggagcaactccaccttgctgctacaatgtgtacagcacaagtgttgaaggaacaacttcagcgtgctgcgctagatatcgctctagaggcgaatgtaggttgatagggcagcaagagttcaatccagaactcctagggcacaagatctactccaagatcttagataagaacaacaagttctattataggtagggtacatagtctgcctccaaagtagaggcgaggacctctatttatagggctttgggaagccttcacatacttctacttatagctggaatactctagaaaacattatgtaagtttcaccattctactcatagctactcacaactagaagactctagaaaacagtaggtaggatagaaaagaaaaggaaagaaatactacactagagtggaagcatctagaagtagccaaacagatctggcatgtgttttctttcttctcatctagtgttcctcatcaTCTTCAAAAAATTTCTGGATGTTGGGGGATCTGTGGCCCCTGCTCCCCCCCCCTCCTGGGTCCGCCATTGACCGCGACGAGCACGAGGCCATGGCAAAGCTCGCGGTGCCGGGGGCACATGGCAGAGCATGTTGACGTGGCGGCGAAGCCGAGCACGCGGCGCGGTGATGGATGCATTTAGGCATGGGGGGTGGCCATCCTGTGGGTGCTTGCGATGCGGGTGCGCACGGCGGACGTGGTGGCGGAGCAAGATGACGGCGGCAATGCGCCAGCGAGACGCAGCGGCGCGGCAGCTAGGGAGGTGCTCGCTTCGAGCCTGCAGCGCGCAGGGTTGACCCAGCATGGAGGTACGTCTCTGTGGCTGTGTTGTGCAAAGCACGTACGATGGCGGCCAGCAAGGCGGCACGGTGGCCTTTGGCACGAGTAGGTGCTGCGGTGGCTCGCGGCGTTGCACACGAACGCATGCTCCCTGTGCTCAGGCCGGAGCTCTGTTGTGCACCGTACGCGCCCCTTTCAAACTAGCCGGCCGGGCCATGAACACGAGAGCGTAGCATCTCACCACTGCCTTTGCCGCCGCCGTGCTAGAACTAACGCATGTCGCCATCCTCAACCTCGTCGGCCGTGGCTGGTGACGCATCTGTTGGAGGGAGGAGCCAATGGTGCCCACCAAGTGCTCGTAGGAATGTCACCAAGGAGATCAGAGAGGCAGGGCAGTGAAGAACTGATGGGTGGTCCCTTCATCTAACTCAACGTGAGAATCAAACAGTGTGAAGATTTAGTGCAATGTCATCACTTAcagtgggccccgcatgtcagGTTTTCTGTCAGAAACGCGCTCAATTCACTATTTATTGTTTTCGGCAAAAAATTACCAAAAAACAGTGCTATCTGCAAACTTTTATGAAAACGGTGGTTTTTTATGCATTGTGCACAATTGTTGTGGTTTTTGGCAATTTACTCCATATTATAAAGATGTCTGGCTTAAATGTGTTGATTTtgcaatgaaatatgatcctgGCCATTTATCTTTCCTCACCAGATTTAGTTTGTCAGTCTGGACCGGGATCTTGGCCTTCTCGTATTTATGCTCAGACTGCAAAGTATCCAATGGCAAATAGTGTTGCTCAGGTTCTTCTTTCCGAACTTCCATACAAGCTTCTAAAATGGTTTACTTAATTATTTTTTGTCTTCACTTCAATTTATGTACTTGGTGTTGCAAAATTAGTTGCACATGAAAGGTTTGCTTGTCCTAGCTTCAGGTTATAGGCTAAGAGGAGCCTGTTTGGATTGGTGGTATTTTTGAAGAGTTTTGGTATTTAGTTAAAATGTGCAATAATTATGGCGGCTCCTAAATAAATGCCTCTTATCCAAACATCCCTTGAACAACAAAGCAAAGGATAAACGGCCAGCACTATGATGCTCGGCGATGGCCGGACAACACTCTTCTGGGACGACCGATGGATAAACGGCCAATCCGTCCGTGAGATAGCCCCCATGCTATACCAATGCATCCCCAAGCGGCGATGCAAGACGAGAACAGTGGCAGAAGGCCTGGACGGGAACACTTGGGCCCGCGATATCCAGGGGACCCTCGGGATACACGAGATTGGCCAGTACCTGATGCTCTGGCAGGCGGTACAGCATTTCACCCTCTCAGACGAACCCGACCGGCTGCTCTGGAGATGGACAGCAAGCGCCACATACTCGGCCCAGTCTTGCTACGCCGCCACATTCCAGGGATCTACGCGCTGCCATTCATGGAAGCTGATTTGGAAGAGTTGGGCGCCACCCCGCGTCAAATTCTTCCACTGGCTTGCTAACCAGGACCGATGTTGGACGGCGTCGAGGCTGGCCCGCCGCGGCCTGCAGCACCACCCTAGGTGCCTCCTTTGCGACCAAGACCCGGAGACCATCCAACACCTGCTCCTGGCGTGTCCATTTGCTAAGCAGACTTGGTACATCATCCTGGACTGGGCGCATATACCTGCCCAACCGCCAGCCAACGAAATTACCATGATGGACTGGTGGCTGCGTGCGAAGGCACAGACCCCTCCTACACTATGCAAAGCTCTGCAATCGATCACACTGCTCGTCCCCTGGATGATCTGGAAACAGAGGAACGAATGCGTCTTCGACAATGCAAGACCGTCGATAGATGCGCTAGATGATAGGATTAAAGACGAGGCCAAATGTTGGGCAAAAGCTGGGGCACAGGGGCTGTGGGTTGTCTTGCCCGCCTCCTGGGATGTCCACTGATCAGGTGCTAGGACTCTGTAAATATAACCTCCTAGGAGGCATGTACTCTCTCCCATCTTTTCAATGCAATGAAACGCAAAAATCATTTTGCGTTTACTCAAAAACTGCATCATAGATAAGGAAAGGTTCATCCCGGAGCACCAAGGACAAAATCTATACATATTTCTTCAAATATTAGCTATGGTGCACCTGCATAATATTATAAAATATTAGTTATGTAtcggatgtactccctccgttcacaaatataagatgttctaacttttttgttAATCGAttgtatatagacacgttttagtgtgtttattcactcatttcaatccgtatgtagtctatattgaaatatccaaaacatcttatatttgaacagagggagtattttataATGAAATGGACTGTGCTTCGTACATGCAGGATATGTTTGGAATAATTCCAGGTGATACAGATTATAGGATATTTGCTGAAGACGTAGCAAAAATCCCAGGACTTGATATTATCTTTGTTCTTGGTGGTTATTTTTATCATACTTCTTATGATACACTGGAAAACCTGCTGTATGTATTAAACTCCCGGCCTGATGAAATTTCTAACTTTTCATATGAAATACAGTAATTATTATTGTATACTTGTCTTTTTCTGTTTCAGTCCTGGAAGTATTCAAGCGCGCGGTGAAAATTTATTCAACCTTGTAAAGGCTTTCACAAATTCTCCGATGCTGCTAAAAGAGAGCGAGAGATCCAATAAAGCTGTTAATGAGGGAATCGACGATCTGAGAGCTATCTTCTTTGATTACTTGACTTGGTTCATGGTACATTGACTTTATTCTTCCAAATTGGAACGATAATGATATTATGATATCAATGTTCTAAACAAGTTCATTTCCTCACTTTCCCTACATTGTAAAATGTAGCTACAATATACGCCACTAAAGGATATGTAGCATGAAATTCATTCATTTTCTTGGGACTGAACTAACATCTTTATTCTTATGTCCAGATCTTTTATCCACGTGATGTGTCTCTGATTATTCACAGTCTTCCTGTAGCTATTTTCCTTCTTACACCATTGTTCCTGAGCTTCCCAAATATTACCATGATATCATTGTTTCGGACTGTTCTGGATTTAGCAAGAGGTATGTGGTTGAAATGTACTCTGAAATGGTGTGATATCATGCTTTACCTACTAGATGTTGTGACATGTGCCTTGAAAGGATATAatgctattcatcacccagggtgcataaTAAGTTATTTTGCCCCCAAGGTTTTCTTATGTCGTTTCATTAAGAATTTACATTTGATATGCAAATAGTTCCGTTCATATTGGCATAAGAAAACCACGATATAAGTGAAAAAAACTTACAATAGccactatatatatatactattctaagcgtgagtgtagaataTACCCCTAGTAAAAAGTGCTCAAAATATAGTGATCGGTGTGCAAAATATAGTACTTTTCATAACAATGTAGTAAATTAGTGACTTGAATAGCAAAACAATTCTTTCAGAATTACTACTTTTTGTACATGATATTGTATATAGTTTTGCTAGGGGTGTAGAATAACAATTCTGTTCTACACTCACACTTAGAATAGTGTTGTTTTATACTCCCTTTGCtaaaaatataaggtgtattagtttttcaaaaagttAAACTTCTctaactttgatcaagtttatagagaaaaataTCAATTCTACAATACCAAAGTGGGTTATATGAAAATTTTCATTTGAAACCATATATTTCATTTTATTTGCACATAAACTGCTTTTTCGTATGTACAAATGATATATTATTTAAACTAAGGGTTCTGATGATTTTTATTTTGTAAAACTTGTATTGAGGTATCTTTGAAGAATTAATACGGTATTCTAAAAATCATAGAGGTATAATTAATTTGTTTGAGATGTATATTGAATAACGTGAGTGTAAAATGCTTATTCTATACCCCTAgtaacacaacaacaacaacaacaacaacaaagcctttagtcccaaacaagttgggtaggctagagctgaaacccataagaatcttgcaaccaactcatggttctggcacatggatagcaagcttccacgcacccctgtccatggctagttctttggtgatactccggtccttcagatctctctttacggactcctcccatctcaagttcggtctaccccgacctctcttgacattatcaacaCACTTTAGCCGTCCGCtctgcactggagcttctggagtccTGCGCGGAATATGCCCAaatcatctcagacgatgttggacaagcttctcttcaatcggtgccACCCCAACTCTATCTTGTATAACATCATTCCAGACCCGGTCCTTCCttatgtggccacacatccatctcaacatgcgcgtCTCGGCCACACCTAACTgctgaacatgtcgccttttagtcggccaacactcatcGCCATACAATATTGCAGGCTGAATCTTGTCACAGAGaaagccagaagcttggcgccactttatccatccggctttgatttgat
This region of Triticum aestivum cultivar Chinese Spring chromosome 2D, IWGSC CS RefSeq v2.1, whole genome shotgun sequence genomic DNA includes:
- the LOC123052697 gene encoding uncharacterized protein yields the protein MMLGDGRTTLFWDDRWINGQSVREIAPMLYQCIPKRRCKTRTVAEGLDGNTWARDIQGTLGIHEIGQYLMLWQAVQHFTLSDEPDRLLWRWTASATYSAQSCYAATFQGSTRCHSWKLIWKSWAPPRVKFFHWLANQDRCWTASRLARRGLQHHPRCLLCDQDPETIQHLLLACPFAKQTWYIILDWAHIPAQPPANEITMMDWWLRAKAQTPPTLCKALQSITLLVPWMIWKQRNECVFDNARPSIDALDDRIKDEAKCWAKAGAQGLWVVLPASWDVH